A stretch of Synechococcus sp. MIT S9220 DNA encodes these proteins:
- a CDS encoding alanine--glyoxylate aminotransferase family protein — MQDKLTLMIPGPTPVPETVLKAMGRHPIGHRSSEFQAVVERTNTQLRWLHQTNSDVLVITGSGTAAMEAGIINTLSRGDKVLCGDNGKFGERWVKVARAYGLDVEVIKAEWGQPLNPDTFRSALEADTTKSIKAVILTHSETSTGVINDLETISGHVKTHGTALTIADCVTSLGAANVPMDAWGLDVVASGSQKGYMMPPGLSFVAMSDRAWKAYERSDLPKFYLDLGPYRKTAAKNSNPFTPAVNLYFALEAALGMMQTEGLEAIFARHSRHRAASHAAMKAIGLPLFAAEGYGSPAITAVAPDGIDAEQLRKAVKDRYDILLAGGQDHLKGKVFRIGHLGFICDRDVLTAVAAIESVLQSLGLHKGSMGAGLSAASEILSQ, encoded by the coding sequence GTGCAGGACAAGCTCACCCTGATGATCCCGGGACCCACCCCGGTGCCCGAAACAGTACTCAAGGCCATGGGCCGCCACCCGATCGGCCATCGAAGCAGCGAATTCCAAGCCGTGGTGGAACGCACCAATACACAGCTGCGCTGGCTGCATCAAACCAACAGCGATGTGCTGGTCATCACCGGTAGCGGTACCGCCGCCATGGAGGCGGGAATCATCAACACACTCAGCCGCGGAGACAAGGTGCTCTGTGGTGACAACGGCAAGTTCGGCGAACGCTGGGTGAAAGTGGCGCGGGCCTACGGCCTGGATGTGGAAGTGATCAAAGCCGAGTGGGGTCAACCACTCAATCCAGACACCTTTCGCAGCGCACTGGAAGCCGACACGACCAAATCAATCAAGGCAGTGATCCTCACCCACTCCGAAACCTCCACCGGAGTGATCAATGACCTTGAGACCATTAGTGGCCATGTCAAAACCCACGGCACGGCTCTCACCATTGCGGACTGCGTCACAAGCCTTGGAGCCGCGAACGTGCCAATGGATGCCTGGGGCCTAGACGTTGTCGCCTCCGGCTCCCAAAAGGGATACATGATGCCCCCTGGCCTGAGCTTCGTTGCCATGAGCGATCGAGCTTGGAAGGCCTATGAACGCTCCGATCTCCCGAAGTTCTACCTGGACCTTGGCCCTTATCGAAAAACAGCCGCCAAGAACAGCAACCCCTTCACTCCAGCAGTGAATCTCTACTTCGCACTGGAAGCAGCGCTGGGGATGATGCAAACCGAAGGCTTGGAGGCAATTTTTGCTCGCCATTCCAGGCACCGGGCAGCTTCCCATGCAGCCATGAAGGCGATCGGTCTGCCACTGTTCGCCGCGGAAGGGTATGGCAGTCCTGCCATCACGGCTGTGGCACCGGATGGCATTGATGCGGAACAGCTACGCAAGGCTGTTAAAGACCGCTACGACATCCTGCTCGCAGGCGGTCAGGATCATCTCAAGGGCAAAGTCTTCCGGATCGGACATCTTGGATTTATCTGTGACAGAGACGTGCTAACGGCAGTGGCAGCAATCGAATCAGTTTTGCAATCACTCGGTCTGCACAAGGGCTCAATGGGTGCTGGGTTGAGTGCAGCCTCAGAGATTTTGAGTCAGTGA
- a CDS encoding AbrB family transcriptional regulator — translation MPSLMTLLVYALAGTGMGLLAMKTGIPAAPLAGALIGAAVVSMSGRVEVAAWPPGTRTALQIGIGTVIGTGLTRTSLEQLQQLWKPAVLITLTLVMTGLVIGLWTSRLLGVDPLITLLGAAPGGISGMSLVGEDYGVGAAVAALHAVRLITVLLVLPLVVKLLTPLGLGNS, via the coding sequence ATGCCTTCTCTGATGACCCTGCTGGTGTATGCCCTGGCCGGCACTGGCATGGGACTGCTCGCCATGAAAACTGGAATTCCCGCAGCACCGCTTGCGGGCGCACTGATCGGTGCTGCAGTTGTGAGCATGAGCGGACGCGTTGAAGTTGCCGCATGGCCGCCCGGTACACGCACCGCTCTTCAAATCGGAATCGGGACTGTGATCGGCACCGGACTGACGCGAACCTCTCTTGAGCAGCTGCAACAACTCTGGAAGCCTGCGGTGCTGATCACGCTCACGCTGGTGATGACAGGTCTAGTGATTGGTTTGTGGACCAGTCGTCTGCTTGGTGTCGACCCGCTCATCACCCTGCTGGGAGCAGCGCCCGGTGGAATCAGTGGTATGAGCCTGGTCGGAGAGGATTACGGAGTTGGCGCCGCTGTTGCGGCACTGCATGCCGTACGACTGATCACCGTGCTTCTGGTCCTGCCACTGGTGGTGAAACTGCTCACCCCTCTCGGACTGGGCAATTCCTGA
- the guaA gene encoding glutamine-hydrolyzing GMP synthase gives MSQVPIEGPRQPAIVILDFGSQYSELIARRVRETEVFSVVLGYSTSVEELRQIAPKGIILSGGPSSVYADGAPLCDPQIWSMGIPVLGVCYGMQLMVQQLGGRVVAATGKAEYGKAPLEVDDPTDLLTNVDNGSTMWMSHGDSVEALPKGFVRLAHTANTPEAAVANHDRQLYGVQFHPEVVHSTCGMAMIRNFVYHICGCEPDWTTATFIEEAVKQIRDQVGDKRVLLALSGGVDSSTLAFLLKKAIGDQLTCMFIDQGFMRKGEPEFLMDFFDRKFNIHVEYIKARQRFLTKLKDVTDPEQKRKIIGTEFIRVFEEESRRLGPFDYLAQGTLYPDVIESAGTNVDPKTGERVAVKIKSHHNVGGLPKDLQFKLVEPLRKLFKDEVRKVGRSLGLPEEIVRRHPFPGPGLAIRILGEVTAEKLDCLRDADLIVREEVKEAGLYHDIWQAFAVLLPVRSVGVMGDKRTYAWPIVLRCVSSEDGMTADWSRLPYDLMETISNRIVNEVKGVNRVVLDITSKPPGTIEWE, from the coding sequence ATGTCCCAGGTTCCGATTGAAGGTCCGCGTCAGCCGGCCATCGTCATTCTTGATTTCGGCTCCCAGTACTCCGAACTGATTGCCCGCCGGGTGCGAGAGACCGAGGTGTTCTCCGTGGTGCTGGGCTACAGCACATCCGTTGAAGAGCTGCGTCAAATCGCGCCTAAGGGGATCATCCTCAGCGGTGGCCCAAGTTCGGTGTACGCCGACGGTGCTCCCCTCTGTGATCCACAGATCTGGTCGATGGGGATTCCGGTTCTCGGCGTTTGTTACGGCATGCAGCTGATGGTGCAGCAGTTGGGCGGTCGTGTGGTGGCAGCCACCGGTAAAGCGGAGTACGGCAAAGCACCGCTTGAAGTGGACGATCCCACGGACTTACTCACCAATGTGGATAACGGCTCCACGATGTGGATGAGTCATGGGGATTCGGTGGAGGCGCTGCCGAAGGGATTCGTGCGTCTTGCCCATACGGCCAACACACCTGAGGCGGCCGTTGCCAACCATGATCGCCAGTTGTACGGCGTGCAGTTCCATCCCGAGGTGGTCCATTCCACCTGCGGCATGGCGATGATTCGTAATTTCGTTTATCACATTTGCGGTTGCGAGCCTGACTGGACGACAGCAACGTTCATTGAGGAAGCTGTTAAGCAGATCCGCGATCAGGTCGGTGACAAGAGGGTGTTGCTCGCTCTCTCAGGTGGCGTGGATTCATCAACCCTGGCCTTTTTGCTCAAGAAGGCCATTGGTGATCAGCTCACCTGCATGTTCATTGATCAGGGCTTCATGCGGAAGGGCGAGCCTGAGTTCCTGATGGACTTCTTCGACCGCAAGTTCAATATTCACGTCGAGTACATCAAGGCTCGGCAACGATTCCTGACCAAGCTCAAGGACGTCACGGACCCCGAGCAGAAACGCAAGATCATCGGCACCGAATTCATCCGTGTGTTTGAAGAGGAGAGTCGTCGCCTCGGTCCTTTTGATTACCTGGCCCAGGGCACGCTCTATCCAGATGTGATCGAGAGTGCAGGAACCAACGTTGACCCCAAGACCGGGGAGCGGGTTGCCGTGAAGATCAAGAGCCACCACAACGTGGGTGGCCTTCCCAAGGATCTTCAGTTCAAGTTGGTGGAACCGCTTCGCAAGCTGTTCAAAGACGAAGTGCGCAAGGTGGGTCGCTCACTTGGACTTCCTGAGGAGATCGTGCGTCGTCATCCCTTCCCTGGTCCGGGTCTGGCCATTCGCATCCTTGGCGAAGTCACAGCTGAGAAGCTCGACTGCCTGCGTGATGCTGACCTGATCGTGCGTGAAGAGGTTAAGGAGGCTGGCCTGTATCACGACATCTGGCAGGCCTTCGCTGTTCTGTTACCTGTGCGATCGGTGGGGGTGATGGGTGACAAGCGCACCTATGCCTGGCCGATTGTGCTCCGATGCGTGTCCAGTGAAGACGGTATGACCGCTGACTGGTCGCGCTTGCCCTACGACCTGATGGAGACCATTTCCAATCGCATTGTCAATGAGGTGAAAGGTGTGAACCGTGTGGTGCTGGATATCACCAGCAAGCCTCCGGGCACCATCGAGTGGGAATAG
- a CDS encoding chemotaxis protein, producing MTQSVSFRITRTAEDVAQMLNALSQRLVKLEQRLESLELQVRQQRSEAETMPAEERQRLDDVDQLLLDCQELLNSTELSSDAASDSAGALSQPSMSESEYEAEAA from the coding sequence ATGACTCAGTCTGTGTCCTTCCGCATCACCCGTACGGCGGAAGATGTCGCCCAGATGCTCAACGCCTTGTCGCAGCGCTTGGTGAAGCTTGAACAGAGGCTCGAGAGTCTGGAACTGCAGGTCCGTCAGCAGCGCAGCGAGGCAGAAACCATGCCTGCTGAAGAACGGCAGCGCCTCGATGACGTGGACCAACTGCTGCTTGATTGCCAGGAGTTGCTCAACAGCACTGAGCTGAGTTCGGATGCGGCTTCCGACTCTGCAGGAGCGTTGTCTCAGCCTTCTATGAGTGAGTCTGAATACGAGGCTGAAGCTGCATAA
- the mrdA gene encoding penicillin-binding protein 2, with translation MAGSGSSQRDGQRQSGLRQQPLVLLALVLLVSAAMVSRLVWLQVLEGSRYRELADENRIRLVPRSPTRGRLLDRKGRVLASSKLTYSLYVEPRLVDDASWPDLRDRLASLLSLDAAVLDQRRGSGQARDGYRINLATDLKPEQVLRFREQSQGLKGAQVDVDILRFYPHGTLAAHALGYTQPITEQEYKTLADKGYKIRDRIGRIGVEAAYETHLRGAWGGQMLEVNAMGEVQRHLGDRPSVAGKDLKLTLDLDLQKAAEQALADKPGGAIVAMDPSNGALLALASKPTFDPNFFSKLVTTQKEYDALFSNPKKPLLSRSMNAYDPGSTWKAVTAMAGMESGKFPADTQLNTTACITYGGHCFPDHNGAGFGRIGYADALRFSSNTFFYQVGVGSGSLALKKAADALGFQQKTGIEIGWEESVGLVGDEDWAAAGRGWADPGTTPWIPEDMASASIGQSVVQITPLQLARAYSVFANGGWLVTPHLADQGLDWTDPARRTKVDIKPSTLNKIREGLRKVVSDGTGYGLNGPGIPPAGGKTGTAEDSTGGPDHAWFATYAPYPEGKIVIVAFAQNTPGGGSVHALPMAKKVMEVWNRTRGKQ, from the coding sequence ATGGCGGGTTCTGGTTCCTCGCAACGGGATGGTCAGCGTCAGAGCGGTTTGCGTCAGCAGCCACTGGTGCTTTTGGCGCTCGTTCTGCTGGTGAGTGCGGCGATGGTCTCCCGCCTGGTGTGGCTTCAGGTGCTTGAGGGGTCCCGCTACCGCGAACTGGCTGATGAGAATCGCATTCGCCTTGTTCCTCGTTCACCGACACGAGGACGGCTGCTGGATCGCAAAGGGCGGGTGTTGGCCTCCAGCAAATTGACCTACTCCCTTTATGTCGAGCCTCGCTTGGTGGACGATGCCAGCTGGCCAGACCTGCGCGATCGCCTGGCCAGCTTGCTGAGTCTTGATGCGGCCGTTCTGGATCAGCGCCGCGGCAGCGGACAGGCACGGGACGGTTATCGCATCAATTTGGCTACCGATCTGAAGCCGGAGCAGGTTCTGCGTTTCCGTGAACAGTCGCAGGGGTTGAAGGGGGCCCAGGTGGATGTGGACATCCTGCGCTTCTACCCTCACGGCACCCTGGCGGCTCATGCCCTGGGCTATACCCAGCCCATCACGGAGCAGGAATACAAGACCCTCGCCGACAAGGGATACAAAATCCGAGATCGCATCGGGCGCATCGGTGTGGAGGCAGCCTACGAAACCCATCTTCGCGGTGCCTGGGGTGGGCAGATGCTCGAGGTGAATGCCATGGGCGAGGTGCAGCGTCATCTTGGCGACCGGCCTTCGGTTGCCGGCAAGGACCTCAAGCTCACGCTGGATCTGGATCTACAGAAGGCAGCGGAGCAGGCTTTGGCCGACAAGCCTGGTGGTGCGATCGTCGCGATGGATCCCAGCAATGGCGCCCTTCTTGCTCTGGCCAGCAAGCCCACATTCGATCCCAATTTCTTCTCCAAGCTCGTCACCACCCAGAAGGAGTACGACGCACTCTTTTCCAATCCGAAAAAGCCTTTGCTCAGCCGGTCCATGAATGCTTATGACCCCGGCAGCACCTGGAAGGCTGTGACGGCGATGGCCGGCATGGAGTCCGGCAAGTTTCCTGCTGATACGCAACTCAACACCACCGCCTGCATCACTTACGGAGGTCATTGCTTTCCTGATCACAACGGTGCCGGCTTTGGCCGTATCGGCTATGCCGATGCGTTGCGTTTTTCCAGCAACACCTTTTTCTACCAAGTGGGTGTTGGCTCAGGATCCCTTGCGTTGAAGAAAGCGGCGGATGCGCTGGGCTTTCAACAGAAGACCGGCATCGAGATCGGTTGGGAGGAAAGTGTGGGGCTCGTGGGTGATGAAGACTGGGCGGCGGCCGGTCGTGGCTGGGCCGACCCCGGAACGACCCCTTGGATTCCGGAAGACATGGCCAGTGCTTCCATCGGGCAGTCGGTGGTTCAGATCACGCCCCTCCAGTTGGCCAGGGCCTATTCCGTGTTCGCCAATGGTGGCTGGCTGGTCACCCCCCATCTGGCAGATCAGGGGCTCGACTGGACTGACCCTGCTCGGCGCACAAAAGTCGATATCAAACCATCCACGCTCAACAAGATCCGCGAGGGTCTGCGCAAGGTGGTGTCTGATGGCACCGGTTATGGATTGAACGGTCCTGGGATTCCACCGGCCGGAGGCAAGACAGGAACTGCAGAAGACAGCACCGGCGGACCGGACCATGCCTGGTTCGCCACGTACGCGCCCTATCCAGAGGGGAAGATCGTGATCGTGGCCTTTGCCCAGAACACACCTGGCGGCGGATCAGTGCACGCCCTGCCGATGGCCAAAAAGGTAATGGAGGTCTGGAACCGCACCCGCGGCAAGCAATGA
- a CDS encoding glycosyltransferase family 1 protein produces the protein MKIAFFTETFLPKVDGIVTRLTKTVKHLVDAGDEVMVFCPEGCPEEYMGARLIGVPAMPLPLYPELKLALPRPAVSEAIDSFAPDLIHVVNPAVLGLGGIWLAKTKSIPLVASYHTHLPKYLEHYGMGMLEPLLWELLKAAHNQALLNLCTSTAMVQELSDKGIQHTDLWQRGVDTELFSPELRSNAMRQRLMGDQDDRGALLLYVGRLSAEKQIERIKPVLEALPDARLALVGDGPHRQQLEKHFEGTATTFVGYLAGEELASAYACGDAFLFPSSTETLGLVLLEAMAAGCPVVGANRGGIPDIITDGVNGCLYEPDGNDGGASSLITATRRLLGNDIERQSLRRAARDEAERWGWAGATEQLRGYYRNVLQKQQLSAAA, from the coding sequence TTGAAAATCGCCTTCTTCACCGAAACCTTTCTGCCCAAGGTCGACGGCATCGTCACCCGCCTCACCAAAACGGTGAAGCATCTGGTGGACGCCGGCGATGAGGTGATGGTGTTCTGTCCAGAAGGCTGTCCGGAGGAGTACATGGGTGCCCGCCTGATCGGTGTGCCCGCCATGCCTCTACCGCTCTATCCGGAGCTGAAGCTGGCTCTGCCACGGCCAGCTGTCTCCGAAGCGATCGACAGCTTCGCGCCAGACCTCATTCATGTTGTGAATCCAGCGGTGCTGGGGCTCGGGGGCATCTGGCTCGCCAAGACCAAATCAATCCCGCTGGTTGCCAGCTATCACACCCATCTGCCCAAGTACCTCGAGCACTACGGCATGGGCATGCTCGAGCCATTGCTGTGGGAACTGCTGAAAGCCGCCCACAACCAGGCCCTTCTGAATCTGTGCACCTCCACCGCCATGGTTCAGGAGCTGAGTGACAAGGGAATCCAGCACACGGATCTCTGGCAGCGCGGGGTGGACACCGAACTGTTCAGTCCTGAGCTGCGCAGCAATGCAATGCGCCAACGCTTGATGGGCGATCAAGACGACCGCGGAGCTCTGCTGCTCTACGTGGGCCGGCTCTCGGCCGAGAAGCAGATCGAGCGGATCAAACCTGTGCTCGAAGCTCTGCCCGATGCTCGTCTGGCGCTGGTCGGTGACGGACCCCACCGCCAGCAACTGGAAAAACATTTTGAAGGCACGGCCACCACATTTGTGGGCTACCTAGCCGGCGAAGAGCTGGCAAGCGCCTATGCATGCGGTGATGCTTTCCTCTTCCCCTCCAGCACGGAAACTCTCGGACTGGTGCTGCTGGAAGCCATGGCAGCCGGTTGCCCGGTGGTTGGAGCCAACCGCGGCGGCATTCCCGACATCATCACCGACGGCGTGAATGGCTGTCTCTATGAACCCGACGGCAACGATGGAGGTGCTTCCAGCCTGATCACAGCCACGCGTCGCCTACTCGGCAATGACATCGAACGCCAGTCACTGCGCAGAGCCGCTAGAGACGAAGCAGAACGCTGGGGCTGGGCAGGTGCAACGGAACAATTGCGCGGCTACTACCGCAACGTTCTCCAGAAGCAGCAACTGAGCGCTGCCGCCTGA
- a CDS encoding DUF6554 family protein yields MASLRTRLAVLLPLAGMLLVAAPVEAASADSKKGAQVYCYMRSNGNSHAVSFEASYALIKRQSSGVFKTSPKHAAVMITETVVEEPGSYPDCGRYLGDLFGDKTSKKSSRATRQSSITSSDSNSETSTDWDADDRYSY; encoded by the coding sequence ATGGCCAGCCTCCGCACCCGCCTCGCCGTCCTGCTGCCTCTGGCGGGGATGCTGCTCGTAGCTGCACCTGTGGAGGCGGCCAGCGCCGACTCAAAAAAAGGCGCTCAGGTTTATTGCTACATGCGCAGCAACGGCAATAGTCACGCCGTGAGCTTCGAAGCCTCCTATGCCTTGATCAAGCGTCAAAGCAGTGGAGTGTTCAAAACATCTCCGAAGCATGCGGCGGTGATGATCACCGAAACCGTGGTAGAGGAACCGGGCAGCTATCCGGATTGCGGTCGTTATCTCGGAGATCTGTTCGGAGACAAAACCTCCAAGAAGTCCTCAAGAGCCACTCGTCAGAGCTCAATCACGAGCAGTGATTCCAATAGCGAGACTTCAACGGACTGGGATGCTGATGATCGTTACAGCTACTGA
- a CDS encoding DEAD/DEAH box helicase has protein sequence MGRIRPRGLWKGSQHGWEFPLAAAEYLLDRLGSRFRVEDELLRWLDWHRHPLPPLPRHRELMARADLDQPLADGRVPLPHQRSGARWLLARRGALLADEMGLGKTLTSLLAARALMRAVPLRLMVIAPVGLHPHWQREVESLDLECTLHSWARLPADLPEAGTLLVVDEAHFAQSLQAQRTQALLRLARHPRLRAVWMLTGTPIRNGRPIQFFPLLAAMDHPLARDQRSFEEIFCQGHWTEQGGRRRWRADGASRLEELRRLTRPLVLHRCKQQVLGLPAKQRRCHGIALATDQALGFDHRLRLVVEDYRRRVQLGEVRSDAESLAVLTSLRMIAAEFKLPAAQALVEQLRADGQAIVLFSSFVSPLQLLQERLGGVLLTGRQKPEQRQAAVDHFQAGGTDLLLATYGCGGLGFTLHRARQVVLLERPWTPGDVDQAEDRCHRIGMDGGLTSHWLQLGLADQLVDGLVASKADKIELLLGPRRINVDRQPLPALVARCLQDC, from the coding sequence ATGGGCCGGATCAGGCCTCGGGGACTCTGGAAAGGTTCGCAGCATGGCTGGGAATTTCCACTGGCCGCAGCCGAGTACCTACTCGACCGTTTGGGTTCACGTTTTCGGGTTGAAGACGAACTGTTGCGTTGGCTGGACTGGCATCGTCATCCACTGCCACCGCTTCCTCGTCACCGGGAGCTGATGGCTCGTGCCGACCTGGATCAGCCCCTAGCGGATGGCCGTGTACCGCTGCCACATCAACGGTCGGGTGCTCGTTGGTTGCTGGCACGTCGCGGAGCCTTGCTGGCTGATGAGATGGGTCTTGGAAAGACGCTCACGTCGCTATTGGCGGCTCGCGCACTGATGCGTGCCGTCCCTCTGCGCTTGATGGTGATCGCTCCTGTGGGACTTCATCCCCACTGGCAGCGCGAAGTCGAGTCTCTCGATCTCGAGTGCACACTGCACAGTTGGGCCCGGTTGCCGGCCGACCTTCCGGAAGCTGGAACACTTCTGGTGGTTGATGAAGCTCATTTCGCCCAGTCGCTTCAGGCTCAGCGAACCCAGGCCCTGTTGCGATTGGCCCGCCATCCGCGGCTGCGGGCGGTGTGGATGCTGACGGGCACACCCATTCGCAATGGTCGACCGATTCAGTTTTTTCCGCTACTGGCGGCCATGGATCATCCACTGGCTCGTGATCAGCGTTCCTTTGAGGAGATCTTTTGCCAAGGACACTGGACTGAGCAGGGTGGTCGGCGACGCTGGCGTGCCGATGGTGCAAGTCGTCTGGAGGAATTGCGGCGCCTCACTCGACCATTGGTTTTGCATCGATGCAAGCAGCAGGTGCTGGGTCTTCCCGCCAAACAGCGCCGCTGCCATGGCATTGCACTGGCTACCGATCAGGCGTTGGGATTCGATCACCGCCTGCGTCTTGTGGTGGAGGACTATCGCCGACGCGTTCAGCTCGGCGAAGTGCGTTCGGATGCTGAATCACTGGCTGTGCTCACCTCCCTGCGCATGATTGCGGCCGAATTCAAGCTCCCCGCTGCTCAGGCGCTTGTGGAGCAGTTGCGTGCCGATGGTCAGGCGATCGTGCTGTTCAGCTCCTTCGTGTCACCGCTGCAGCTCCTGCAGGAGCGGCTGGGTGGTGTTCTGTTAACCGGTCGGCAAAAACCGGAACAGCGACAGGCTGCAGTCGATCATTTTCAGGCTGGTGGAACCGACCTGCTTTTGGCGACCTATGGCTGCGGAGGGTTGGGATTCACACTGCATCGGGCACGTCAGGTTGTGCTTCTGGAGCGTCCCTGGACTCCAGGCGATGTTGACCAGGCTGAGGATCGTTGCCATCGCATCGGCATGGATGGTGGGCTGACCAGCCATTGGCTTCAGCTTGGTCTGGCCGATCAACTTGTGGATGGTCTGGTGGCGAGCAAAGCTGACAAGATCGAGTTGCTGCTGGGTCCCCGTCGCATCAATGTGGATCGTCAGCCGTTGCCGGCGCTGGTGGCTCGATGTTTGCAGGATTGCTGA
- the cbiD gene encoding cobalt-precorrin-5B (C(1))-methyltransferase CbiD, with translation MATTSADSGSGLTLPVWVAAAARAAALVLAGSAAPTSVDLRIPAEQGLRRVELHAASLLDGGDKALAISICDPGAGLDLTRGLEIWVLVSLRSPGEGLQIHAGEGVGRLEQDGSLCISGFARELLELNLSDLLPVLGGLDVEVVFPRGRELALRTSNSAFGVVEGLALIGTQAEVQTSASPDQLQLARERLRELTDQNGFAGRLTLVIGENGLDLAEQLGLSDQQPLLKSGNWIGPLLVAAAESGVRQLLVLGYHGKLIKLAGGIFHTHHHLADARLEVLAALAVQQGLDLESIRAMLQTASMEQAWCWLQAHDLEQAMGLWMAVAEAVEGRSEAYLKRYGCTGMRIGAALFNRDRQLRWAGPEGLLMLRHCGVQLHPLAADSGQGPSLR, from the coding sequence ATCGCCACAACGTCTGCCGATTCAGGATCCGGGCTGACCCTGCCTGTTTGGGTGGCGGCTGCGGCGCGAGCTGCGGCGCTTGTTCTTGCTGGATCCGCAGCGCCCACGAGCGTTGATCTCAGGATTCCTGCTGAACAGGGGCTGCGTCGTGTGGAGCTGCATGCGGCCTCGCTGCTGGATGGTGGTGACAAGGCACTGGCGATCAGCATCTGCGATCCCGGAGCTGGATTGGATCTCACCCGCGGCCTGGAGATCTGGGTGCTTGTGAGCCTTCGCTCCCCTGGGGAGGGATTGCAGATCCACGCAGGCGAGGGCGTTGGTCGGCTGGAGCAAGACGGGTCACTGTGTATTTCAGGTTTCGCCCGTGAGTTGCTTGAGCTCAATCTCAGCGATCTGTTGCCGGTTTTGGGTGGCCTTGATGTTGAGGTGGTGTTTCCCCGCGGACGGGAGTTGGCATTGCGCACCAGCAATTCAGCTTTCGGTGTGGTTGAGGGTCTCGCGTTGATTGGCACGCAGGCTGAGGTGCAGACCAGCGCTTCCCCTGATCAGTTGCAGTTGGCTCGTGAGCGGTTGCGTGAGCTCACTGATCAGAACGGTTTCGCAGGTCGGTTGACGCTTGTCATTGGTGAAAACGGTTTGGATCTGGCTGAGCAGCTGGGACTGTCTGATCAGCAGCCGCTACTGAAGTCAGGAAACTGGATCGGCCCCTTGTTGGTGGCTGCTGCTGAATCCGGAGTGCGGCAGCTGCTCGTGCTCGGATATCACGGAAAACTGATCAAATTGGCGGGTGGGATCTTTCACACCCATCACCACCTCGCTGATGCACGTCTTGAAGTGTTGGCTGCTCTGGCCGTGCAGCAGGGCCTCGATCTGGAATCCATTCGCGCCATGCTTCAAACCGCTTCGATGGAACAGGCCTGGTGTTGGTTGCAAGCCCATGATCTGGAGCAGGCTATGGGTCTCTGGATGGCCGTGGCTGAGGCGGTAGAAGGCAGGAGTGAGGCTTATCTGAAGCGCTATGGCTGCACCGGCATGCGAATTGGGGCAGCTTTGTTCAACCGCGATCGTCAGCTGCGTTGGGCAGGGCCTGAAGGTCTACTGATGCTTCGGCATTGCGGCGTTCAACTGCATCCTTTGGCTGCTGATTCAGGTCAAGGCCCTTCTCTACGCTGA